One window of Fusobacterium polymorphum genomic DNA carries:
- a CDS encoding LrgB family protein, producing MSEIFENTILKNIIFSPFFGIVLSLVTYEIGKYFFSKTKSIFCNPLLIGIVLSIAFLMILGIPFEAYDKGGSILKYLISPIESVIIGVALYEQFQILKRNWFPILVSTVLGSTFSVIILYILGKVFGLTPDLFYATLPKSVTTAIALDIGSKFGWEGALITMMTVTTGITGAVIAPLVTKFIKSPVAKGLAIGTASHAVGTAKAIEMGEVEGAMSGLALSLAAISTSFIIPLLLTTILR from the coding sequence ATGAGTGAGATATTTGAAAATACTATACTTAAAAATATTATTTTTAGCCCATTCTTTGGGATAGTTTTATCATTAGTAACTTATGAAATAGGTAAATATTTCTTTTCAAAAACAAAATCAATTTTTTGTAATCCTCTTTTAATAGGAATAGTTTTATCAATAGCATTTTTAATGATTTTAGGTATTCCATTTGAAGCTTATGATAAAGGTGGAAGTATCCTAAAATATTTAATAAGCCCTATTGAAAGTGTAATAATTGGAGTTGCACTCTATGAGCAATTTCAAATATTAAAAAGAAACTGGTTTCCTATTTTAGTATCAACAGTTTTAGGAAGTACTTTTTCAGTTATTATATTATATATATTAGGAAAAGTTTTTGGACTTACTCCTGATTTATTCTATGCAACTTTACCAAAATCAGTAACAACAGCTATTGCTCTTGATATTGGTTCTAAATTTGGTTGGGAAGGTGCTTTAATTACTATGATGACTGTAACAACAGGTATCACTGGTGCAGTTATAGCTCCATTAGTTACTAAATTTATTAAATCACCAGTAGCTAAGGGACTTGCAATAGGAACAGCAAGCCATGCTGTTGGTACAGCAAAAGCAATAGAAATGGGAGAAGTAGAAGGAGCAATGAGTGGTTTGGCTCTTAGCTTAGCTGCTATTTCAACTTCATTTATTATTCCACTTTTACTTACTACAATTTTAAGATAA
- a CDS encoding electron transfer flavoprotein subunit beta/FixA family protein, whose protein sequence is MEILVCIKQVADDSVEIFMNESTGRPALEGVEKVVNAFDTYALEMAARLKEAKGDTAISVLSLGGEDVTNSLKNCLAVGADEAFCVKDGNYQEKDAVIVAQALTKAIQEIEAKRGKKFDIIFCGKETTDFATGQVGIMLADELNYGVVTNLVDIDTETGKVIAKKETETGYEKVELASPCVVTVNKPNYEPRYPTIKSKMAARKKEIIEISVEVANESPVKEVQLFSPPKRQAGVKIKAGTAEEIVAQAIQKMLEAKVF, encoded by the coding sequence ATGGAAATATTAGTTTGTATAAAACAAGTTGCAGATGACTCTGTTGAAATATTTATGAATGAAAGCACAGGAAGACCTGCATTAGAAGGAGTTGAAAAAGTAGTAAATGCTTTTGACACTTATGCTTTGGAAATGGCAGCTAGATTAAAAGAAGCAAAAGGAGACACTGCTATATCTGTTCTTTCTCTTGGTGGAGAAGATGTAACAAATAGTTTAAAAAATTGCTTAGCAGTTGGAGCAGATGAAGCTTTCTGTGTTAAAGATGGAAATTATCAAGAAAAAGATGCAGTTATAGTAGCCCAAGCTTTAACTAAGGCTATTCAAGAAATAGAAGCTAAAAGAGGAAAGAAATTTGATATTATTTTCTGTGGAAAAGAAACTACTGACTTTGCAACTGGGCAAGTTGGAATTATGCTAGCAGATGAATTAAATTATGGAGTAGTGACTAATCTAGTTGATATAGATACAGAAACTGGAAAAGTAATTGCTAAAAAAGAAACAGAAACTGGTTATGAAAAAGTTGAGTTAGCTTCTCCTTGTGTAGTAACTGTAAATAAACCTAATTATGAACCTCGTTATCCAACAATAAAAAGTAAAATGGCAGCTAGAAAAAAAGAAATAATTGAAATTTCAGTTGAGGTTGCTAATGAGAGCCCAGTGAAAGAAGTTCAATTATTCTCACCTCCAAAAAGACAAGCTGGAGTAAAAATAAAAGCTGGAACTGCTGAAGAAATAGTTGCACAAGCTATTCAAAAAATGTTGGAAGCAAAAGTATTTTAG
- a CDS encoding electron transfer flavoprotein subunit alpha/FixB family protein, whose protein sequence is MERNIMVYIETVDNSPVVVSLEALALAKKVSKENNKKVIAVLVGENLDEVAKKCFEYGADEVLYLEEDKKELEATGNALIGAKEKYNPSVIFLGSTLNGKDLANIVASKIKVPAFVDVVAVKYENDKYLMTLPMYGGNILKEVTFEIDKTLVVAVRSGACKKEVFEGASGEVTKEKAAEKNLFTKIAEIVQEISESVNLEEAEVIVAGGRGMGSKENFELVKQLADVCGGVVGATRPATEDEWIPRSHQVGQSGKIVAPKLYIACGISGATQHISGIMGSNYIVAINKDEDAPIFEIADVGIVGNVMDIIPLMIEEIKKIKS, encoded by the coding sequence ATGGAAAGAAATATAATGGTATATATAGAAACAGTTGATAACTCTCCTGTTGTTGTATCTTTAGAAGCTCTAGCATTAGCTAAAAAAGTTTCAAAAGAAAATAATAAAAAAGTTATTGCTGTTTTAGTTGGGGAAAATTTAGATGAAGTGGCTAAAAAATGTTTTGAGTATGGGGCAGATGAAGTTCTATACTTAGAAGAAGATAAGAAAGAATTAGAAGCTACTGGAAATGCATTAATAGGAGCAAAGGAGAAATATAATCCTTCTGTTATTTTCTTAGGTTCTACTTTAAATGGAAAAGATTTAGCTAATATAGTGGCAAGTAAAATAAAAGTACCTGCTTTTGTTGATGTAGTAGCAGTAAAATATGAAAATGATAAATATTTAATGACATTGCCAATGTATGGTGGAAATATCCTAAAAGAAGTAACTTTTGAAATAGATAAAACATTAGTTGTTGCAGTTCGTTCAGGAGCTTGTAAGAAAGAAGTATTTGAAGGTGCTTCTGGAGAAGTTACAAAAGAAAAAGCAGCTGAAAAAAATCTATTTACAAAAATAGCAGAGATAGTTCAAGAAATATCTGAATCAGTCAATTTAGAAGAAGCAGAAGTTATAGTTGCTGGTGGTAGAGGTATGGGAAGCAAGGAAAACTTTGAATTAGTAAAACAATTAGCTGATGTATGTGGAGGAGTTGTAGGAGCAACAAGACCTGCAACAGAAGATGAATGGATACCTCGTTCTCACCAAGTTGGGCAATCAGGAAAAATTGTTGCACCAAAATTATATATTGCTTGTGGTATATCAGGAGCAACTCAACATATTTCTGGTATAATGGGTTCAAACTATATAGTAGCAATAAATAAAGATGAAGATGCACCTATTTTTGAAATAGCAGATGTTGGAATTGTAGGTAATGTTATGGATATAATTCCACTTATGATAGAGGAAATTAAAAAAATAAAATCTTAG
- a CDS encoding CidA/LrgA family protein, translated as MGQWIIILAVALIGQFVSDLISFPIPKTIIASIILFLLLEFKVVKADYFKEVLAGCKKHLAFLFLPVGVGIMTQLNSRPIMDYVKVLFIMVLSTFLIMLFTGKLADIIIGIQEKILGNKDKEEGKNE; from the coding sequence ATGGGACAATGGATTATAATTTTAGCAGTTGCTCTTATAGGGCAATTTGTCAGTGACCTTATTTCTTTTCCAATTCCAAAAACAATTATTGCATCTATAATATTATTTTTGCTTTTGGAATTTAAAGTTGTAAAGGCAGATTATTTTAAGGAAGTTTTAGCAGGTTGTAAAAAACATTTAGCTTTTCTTTTTCTTCCTGTTGGTGTGGGGATAATGACTCAATTAAATTCTCGTCCAATAATGGATTATGTAAAGGTACTATTTATTATGGTACTTAGCACATTTTTAATTATGTTATTCACAGGAAAATTAGCTGATATTATTATTGGTATTCAAGAAAAAATATTAGGTAATAAGGATAAAGAGGAGGGCAAAAATGAGTGA
- the murA gene encoding UDP-N-acetylglucosamine 1-carboxyvinyltransferase — MVEAFKIIGGKKIAGELKVDGSKNSTLPIMIATLVEKGTYILRNVPDLRDIRTLVALLESLGLEVEKLDANSYKIINNGLSGAEASYDLVKKMRASFLVMGGMLAIEKRGKVALPGGCAIGARPVDLHLKGFEALGAKINIEHGYVEATTENGLIGGNIVLDFPSVGATENIIMAAVKAKGKTVLENAAKEPEIEDLCNFLIKMGAKINGVGTSRLEIDGVDKLTACEYSIIPDRIVAGTYIIASILFDGSIKVSGIVPEHLSSFLLKLEEMGAKFKIEGDKLEVLTKLSDLKPAKVTTMPHPGFPTDLQSPMMTLMCLVNGASEIKETIFENRFMHVPELNRMGARIEIDSSTAKITGVENFSSAEVMASDLRAGASLILAALKANGESLVNRIYHVDRGYENFEEKFKALGANIERIKTEA; from the coding sequence ATGGTTGAAGCATTTAAAATAATTGGTGGAAAAAAAATAGCTGGAGAATTAAAAGTTGATGGTTCAAAAAATTCAACACTCCCAATAATGATAGCAACATTAGTTGAGAAAGGAACTTATATTTTAAGAAATGTTCCTGATTTAAGAGATATTAGAACTTTGGTTGCACTCTTAGAAAGTTTAGGATTGGAAGTAGAAAAATTAGATGCTAATTCATATAAAATAATAAATAATGGACTTAGTGGAGCAGAAGCAAGTTACGATTTAGTTAAAAAGATGAGAGCTTCATTTTTAGTAATGGGTGGAATGCTTGCTATTGAAAAAAGAGGAAAAGTTGCTCTACCAGGTGGTTGTGCAATAGGGGCAAGACCTGTTGACTTACATTTAAAAGGTTTTGAAGCACTAGGAGCAAAAATAAATATAGAACATGGATATGTTGAAGCTACAACAGAAAATGGATTGATTGGTGGAAATATAGTTCTTGATTTCCCAAGTGTTGGAGCAACAGAAAATATAATAATGGCAGCAGTTAAAGCTAAAGGAAAAACTGTTTTAGAAAATGCTGCAAAAGAACCAGAAATAGAAGATTTATGTAATTTTTTAATAAAAATGGGAGCTAAAATAAATGGAGTAGGAACAAGTAGACTTGAAATTGATGGTGTTGATAAATTGACTGCTTGTGAGTATAGTATAATTCCAGATAGAATAGTTGCAGGAACATATATAATAGCTTCTATCTTATTTGATGGAAGTATAAAAGTTTCTGGAATAGTTCCAGAACATCTATCAAGTTTCTTATTAAAACTTGAAGAAATGGGAGCAAAGTTTAAAATTGAAGGGGATAAATTAGAAGTTTTAACAAAACTTTCTGATTTAAAACCAGCAAAGGTAACAACTATGCCCCACCCTGGATTCCCAACAGACTTACAATCTCCAATGATGACACTTATGTGTTTAGTAAATGGAGCAAGTGAAATAAAAGAAACAATATTTGAAAATAGATTTATGCATGTGCCAGAGCTTAATAGAATGGGAGCAAGAATAGAAATTGACTCATCAACTGCCAAAATAACAGGAGTTGAAAATTTCTCATCAGCAGAAGTTATGGCAAGTGATTTAAGAGCTGGAGCTTCACTTATACTTGCTGCACTGAAAGCAAACGGTGAAAGTTTAGTAAATAGAATTTATCATGTAGATAGAGGATATGAAAATTTTGAAGAAAAATTTAAGGCTTTGGGTGCAAATATAGAAAGAATTAAGACAGAAGCCTAA
- a CDS encoding ABC transporter ATP-binding protein — MVRDLSKDNKLILEARNVTKQFKVSKNNTLTACDNINLSMYKGKTLGIVGESGCGKSTFLRMLMNLEPISSGEIFYKGKDISKFSKDEIWESRQHIQMVYQDPGASFNPRMKVVDILTEPLINYDRLKKEDKEKKAIELLEMVDLPADFIHKYPQNMSGGQKQRIGIARALSLEPEVLVCDEATSALDVSIQKNIIELLVKLQKERDLCIIFICHDIALLQAFAHEIAVMYLGNVLEVLPGDKLKDTAYHPYTKALLSSLFSINMNFSEKIASIEGDVPSPINLPSGCVFQGRCKFVKDKCKGQKPILEDIEAKHKVACYFTKEINNL; from the coding sequence ATGGTGAGAGATTTGTCTAAAGATAATAAACTAATATTGGAAGCTAGAAATGTGACAAAACAATTTAAAGTTTCTAAAAATAATACTCTAACTGCCTGTGATAATATAAACCTATCTATGTATAAAGGGAAAACTTTGGGAATTGTTGGGGAATCTGGTTGTGGAAAATCTACTTTTTTAAGAATGCTTATGAATTTAGAACCAATTTCAAGTGGAGAGATTTTTTATAAGGGAAAAGATATTAGCAAGTTTTCTAAAGATGAAATTTGGGAAAGTAGACAACATATACAAATGGTATATCAAGATCCTGGAGCTTCTTTTAATCCCAGAATGAAAGTAGTGGATATTTTAACTGAGCCACTTATTAACTATGACAGATTAAAAAAAGAAGATAAAGAAAAAAAAGCTATTGAACTTCTTGAAATGGTTGACCTACCAGCGGATTTTATTCATAAATACCCTCAAAATATGAGTGGTGGACAAAAGCAGAGAATTGGTATAGCAAGAGCTTTATCATTAGAACCTGAAGTTTTAGTCTGTGATGAAGCTACATCAGCTCTCGATGTTTCTATCCAAAAAAATATAATTGAACTTCTAGTAAAATTGCAAAAAGAAAGAGATTTATGTATAATTTTTATCTGTCATGATATTGCACTTCTTCAAGCTTTTGCTCATGAAATTGCAGTTATGTATCTAGGTAATGTTTTAGAAGTTTTACCTGGAGATAAATTGAAAGATACTGCTTATCACCCATATACAAAAGCTCTTTTAAGCTCTTTATTCTCTATCAATATGAATTTTTCTGAAAAGATAGCTAGTATTGAAGGAGATGTACCTAGTCCTATTAACTTACCTAGTGGTTGTGTATTTCAAGGGCGTTGTAAATTTGTGAAAGATAAGTGTAAGGGACAAAAACCTATTTTAGAAGATATTGAAGCAAAACATAAAGTAGCTTGTTATTTTACAAAAGAAATAAATAATTTATAA
- a CDS encoding ABC transporter substrate-binding protein — protein sequence MKFFTKKSFAFLMAILMVFALVACGGDKKETPSTSTNENGELVIGVTSFADTLEPTEQYFSWVITRYGVGENLVRFNENGELEPSLAEEWKVSDDKLTWEFKIRDGVKFSNGNPLTAEAVKSSLDRTFRKSKRADGFFKPTSIVADGQTLKITTEKPVAILPQCLADPLFLVIDTSDNVEEYTTNAPICTGPYVFKEFVPTEYAIVERNENYWGGKPGLAKVTFKCINDQSTRALSLKSGEIGVAYNLKIENKADFEGQDDINIQELKSLRSTYAFMNQHGALGDLALRQALLRALDKKAYCENLLGGAATPGKAPIPPTLDFGFDKLVDENAYNPESSKEILAKAGYKDVDGDGFVEKPDGSKLELNFVIYTSREELKVYAQAAQANLKDVGINVNLKTVSYETLLDMRDSGNFDLLIWNVLAANTGDPEKYLYENWDSRSASNQAGYKNEKVDELLDKLNVEFDPGKRKDLAIEIQQLIMNDAATVFFGYETTFLYSNKKVQNVKMFPMDYYWLTKDVTVTE from the coding sequence ATGAAGTTTTTTACAAAGAAAAGTTTTGCTTTTCTAATGGCAATTTTAATGGTGTTTGCTTTGGTAGCTTGTGGAGGAGATAAGAAGGAAACTCCTTCTACTTCTACAAATGAAAATGGGGAACTTGTAATAGGAGTTACAAGCTTTGCTGATACTCTTGAACCTACTGAACAATATTTTAGTTGGGTTATAACTCGTTATGGTGTGGGAGAAAATTTAGTTCGTTTTAATGAAAATGGTGAATTAGAACCATCACTTGCAGAAGAATGGAAAGTTAGTGATGATAAATTAACTTGGGAATTTAAAATAAGAGATGGAGTAAAATTCTCTAATGGTAATCCTTTAACAGCAGAAGCAGTAAAATCTTCTCTTGATAGAACTTTTAGAAAAAGTAAAAGAGCAGATGGTTTCTTTAAACCTACTTCAATAGTTGCAGATGGTCAAACTCTAAAAATAACTACTGAAAAACCAGTTGCTATTTTACCTCAATGTTTAGCAGATCCTCTATTCTTAGTAATAGATACTTCTGATAATGTTGAAGAATACACAACAAATGCTCCTATCTGTACAGGACCTTATGTATTTAAAGAATTTGTTCCTACTGAATATGCAATAGTTGAAAGAAATGAAAATTACTGGGGTGGAAAACCTGGACTTGCAAAAGTTACTTTTAAATGTATTAATGACCAAAGCACTCGTGCTTTATCTTTAAAAAGTGGAGAAATTGGAGTTGCTTACAACCTAAAAATTGAAAATAAGGCTGACTTTGAAGGACAAGATGATATTAATATCCAAGAATTAAAATCACTTAGATCTACTTATGCTTTTATGAATCAACATGGAGCATTAGGAGATTTAGCACTTCGTCAAGCATTACTTAGAGCTTTGGATAAAAAAGCATATTGTGAAAATCTATTAGGTGGGGCAGCTACTCCTGGTAAAGCACCTATTCCTCCAACATTAGATTTCGGTTTTGATAAACTTGTTGATGAAAATGCTTACAATCCTGAAAGTTCAAAAGAAATATTAGCAAAAGCAGGATATAAAGATGTAGATGGTGATGGATTTGTTGAAAAACCAGATGGTTCTAAACTTGAATTAAACTTTGTAATCTATACAAGTAGAGAAGAATTAAAAGTTTATGCACAAGCTGCTCAAGCTAACTTAAAAGATGTTGGTATCAATGTTAATTTAAAAACTGTTAGTTATGAAACTCTTTTAGATATGAGAGATTCTGGAAACTTTGATTTATTAATTTGGAATGTACTTGCTGCTAATACAGGAGATCCTGAAAAATACCTATATGAAAACTGGGATAGCAGATCTGCATCTAACCAAGCAGGATACAAAAATGAAAAAGTTGATGAATTACTAGATAAATTAAATGTAGAATTTGATCCAGGAAAGAGAAAAGATTTAGCAATTGAAATTCAACAATTAATAATGAATGATGCTGCAACAGTATTCTTTGGATATGAAACTACTTTCCTATACTCAAATAAAAAAGTACAAAATGTAAAAATGTTCCCAATGGATTACTATTGGTTAACAAAAGATGTTACAGTTACTGAATAA
- the nikB gene encoding nickel ABC transporter permease — MVKNNFINRALQILVVLFGISFFTFSLTYLSPGDPAEIMLTECGNIPTPELLEQTRAELGLDKPFAEQYCRWAGHVVQGELGKSYSLRVPVIDKIKTAFMPTLKLSLLSLTFMIVISLPLGILAALKVNKWQDYFVRAISFTGLSIPSFWLGLIFLSIFGVILHWVTVSGGKADFKSMILPAFTLGFAMSAKYIRQVRHTVLEELNKDYVVGARMRGIKESTILIKHVLPNALIPLITLLGLSLGSLLGGTAVIEIIYNFPGMGNLAIKAISFRDYPLVQAYVLLIALIYLVINLIVDFSYKLLDKRVEGAN; from the coding sequence ATGGTTAAAAATAATTTTATTAACAGAGCTTTACAAATTTTAGTTGTTCTTTTTGGAATAAGTTTTTTTACTTTTAGTTTAACCTACCTATCACCAGGTGACCCTGCTGAAATTATGCTAACAGAATGTGGAAATATTCCTACACCTGAATTGCTTGAACAGACAAGAGCAGAACTTGGTTTGGATAAACCCTTTGCTGAGCAATATTGTAGATGGGCAGGACATGTTGTACAAGGAGAGTTAGGAAAATCTTATTCTTTAAGAGTTCCTGTTATAGATAAAATAAAAACTGCTTTTATGCCAACATTAAAACTTTCTCTACTATCACTTACATTTATGATAGTAATTTCTCTACCATTAGGTATTCTTGCTGCTTTAAAAGTTAATAAATGGCAAGATTATTTTGTAAGAGCAATTAGCTTTACTGGACTTTCTATTCCTAGTTTTTGGTTGGGATTAATATTTCTAAGTATTTTTGGTGTAATACTTCATTGGGTAACTGTTTCGGGTGGTAAAGCTGATTTTAAATCAATGATACTTCCTGCATTTACACTAGGATTTGCAATGTCTGCAAAATATATAAGACAGGTTAGACACACTGTTTTGGAAGAATTAAATAAAGATTATGTTGTTGGAGCTAGAATGAGAGGTATAAAAGAAAGTACAATACTTATAAAACATGTACTACCTAATGCTTTAATACCTTTAATTACTCTATTAGGTTTATCTCTTGGTAGCCTATTAGGTGGAACAGCTGTTATAGAAATAATTTATAATTTTCCTGGAATGGGAAATTTAGCTATAAAGGCTATATCTTTTAGAGATTATCCTTTAGTTCAAGCTTATGTACTTCTTATTGCACTTATTTATTTAGTGATAAACCTTATAGTAGATTTTTCATATAAACTACTAGATAAGAGAGTTGAGGGGGCAAATTAA
- the nikC gene encoding nickel transporter permease translates to MKVAKFTKGHKQLIFFLIMAIIIVLIAIFAKQIAPKDPLNAVMDKPLHSPDKVNLLGTDILGRDILSRIIYGTRYSLFMTLALVGTVFTLGTILGLLAGYFGGIVDTIIMRLADMMVSFPGIILAIAIAGLLGPSMTNAIIAISSVTWPKYARLSRSMVLKIKKELYVEAARLTGSKDKDILFKYILPNMVTLMLVTAISDIGALMLEISALSFLGFGAQPPIPEWGAMLNEGRTYLAKAPWLMLYPGIAIVIVVVVFNMLGDNIKDLIDIKEEDF, encoded by the coding sequence TTGAAAGTAGCAAAATTTACAAAAGGACATAAACAACTTATATTTTTTCTTATAATGGCAATAATCATTGTTTTGATTGCTATCTTTGCAAAACAAATAGCCCCAAAAGATCCTTTAAATGCTGTTATGGATAAACCTTTACATAGCCCTGATAAAGTAAATTTATTAGGAACTGATATTTTAGGAAGAGATATTTTATCTCGTATTATCTATGGTACAAGATATTCTCTTTTCATGACATTAGCTCTAGTAGGAACTGTTTTTACTCTTGGAACTATTTTAGGTTTGCTTGCTGGATATTTTGGTGGAATTGTTGATACTATTATTATGAGACTTGCTGATATGATGGTATCTTTCCCAGGTATTATACTTGCAATAGCAATAGCAGGACTTTTAGGACCTAGTATGACAAATGCTATTATTGCAATTTCTTCAGTTACTTGGCCTAAGTATGCAAGACTTTCAAGAAGTATGGTCTTAAAGATAAAAAAAGAACTATATGTTGAAGCTGCAAGACTTACTGGAAGTAAAGATAAAGATATTTTATTCAAATATATTTTACCTAATATGGTTACTCTTATGTTAGTAACTGCAATTTCAGATATAGGGGCATTGATGCTTGAAATTTCTGCATTATCATTTTTAGGTTTTGGAGCTCAACCTCCTATTCCAGAATGGGGAGCAATGCTAAATGAAGGAAGAACATATCTTGCAAAAGCTCCTTGGCTTATGTTATATCCTGGAATAGCAATAGTTATAGTTGTTGTTGTATTTAATATGCTTGGAGATAACATAAAAGATTTAATTGATATTAAGGAAGAAGATTTTTAA
- a CDS encoding ABC transporter ATP-binding protein, translating to MLEIKDLTIQYGEKDAVVENFSLTMQKGEIISIVGESGSGKSTVLRSIIGGLLGQGKIISGDIIFNGKSLLNLSNNEWRELRGTVISMISQDCGATLNPIRKIGSQYIEYINAHTNLNKTEAENKALSMLEKVRLPEVKNIMNSYPYELSGGMKQRVGIAMALTFEPELVLADEPTSALDVTTQAQIVKQMMELRDEFNTGIIIVTHNMGVAAYMADKIVVMQNGVVVDSGTREEVINNPKSDYTKKLLKAIPEMDGERFV from the coding sequence ATGTTAGAAATTAAAGATTTAACGATACAATATGGAGAAAAAGATGCTGTTGTTGAAAATTTTTCTCTAACTATGCAAAAAGGGGAAATTATAAGCATTGTTGGAGAATCTGGAAGTGGTAAATCTACTGTTCTTCGTTCAATAATAGGTGGACTATTAGGACAGGGGAAGATTATTTCTGGAGATATAATTTTCAATGGAAAATCACTGTTAAATCTTTCAAATAATGAGTGGAGAGAACTGAGAGGAACAGTTATTTCAATGATTTCTCAAGATTGTGGTGCAACATTAAACCCTATTAGAAAAATAGGCTCTCAGTATATTGAATATATAAATGCTCATACTAACTTAAATAAAACTGAAGCAGAGAACAAGGCTCTTTCTATGCTAGAAAAAGTTCGTTTACCAGAAGTAAAAAATATTATGAATAGCTATCCTTATGAACTCTCTGGAGGTATGAAACAGAGAGTTGGGATTGCTATGGCTCTTACTTTTGAACCAGAACTTGTTTTAGCAGATGAGCCTACATCTGCTCTTGATGTTACAACACAAGCTCAAATTGTAAAACAAATGATGGAGTTAAGAGATGAATTTAACACTGGTATAATTATAGTTACTCATAATATGGGAGTTGCTGCATATATGGCAGATAAAATTGTAGTTATGCAAAATGGTGTGGTTGTGGATAGTGGTACAAGAGAAGAAGTTATAAATAATCCTAAGAGTGATTACACAAAAAAATTGCTTAAAGCAATTCCTGAAATGGATGGTGAGAGATTTGTCTAA
- a CDS encoding acyl-CoA dehydrogenase family protein produces the protein MAYLISEEAQDLLKDVKKFCDNEVREQCKEYDKSGEWPKEIYDKAIEQGYQALEVPEQYGGPGLKRVDVAALIEEMAIADAGFATTISASGLAMKPVLISGTEEQKQRMCDLVLEGGLGAFCLTEPGAGSDASAGRTTAVKDGDEYVLNGRKCFITNGEMASFYCITAITDKEKGLKGISMFFVEKGTKGLSTGNHEDKMGIRTSNTCDVVLEDCRIPASALVGKEGEGFAIAMKTLDQARSWIGCIAVGIAQRGIQEAIAYGKERIQFGKPVIKNQALQFKIADMEIKTETARQMVAHALTKMDLGLPYGKESAIAKCYAGDIAMEVSSEAIQIFGGYGYSREYPVEKLLRDAKIFQIFEGTNEIQRIVIANNVIGR, from the coding sequence ATGGCATATTTAATTTCTGAAGAAGCTCAAGATTTATTAAAAGATGTAAAAAAATTCTGTGATAACGAAGTAAGAGAACAATGTAAAGAATATGATAAAAGTGGCGAATGGCCAAAAGAAATATATGATAAAGCAATAGAACAAGGATATCAAGCATTAGAAGTTCCTGAACAATATGGAGGACCAGGATTAAAAAGAGTAGATGTAGCAGCTTTAATTGAAGAAATGGCAATAGCTGATGCAGGATTTGCAACAACTATTTCAGCTAGTGGACTTGCAATGAAACCTGTTTTAATTTCTGGAACTGAAGAACAAAAGCAAAGAATGTGTGATTTAGTTTTAGAAGGTGGATTAGGAGCATTCTGTTTAACAGAACCAGGTGCTGGATCTGATGCAAGTGCTGGAAGAACAACTGCTGTTAAAGATGGTGATGAATATGTTTTAAATGGTAGAAAATGTTTTATCACAAATGGAGAAATGGCATCTTTCTATTGTATTACTGCTATAACAGATAAAGAAAAAGGATTAAAAGGAATTTCTATGTTCTTTGTAGAAAAAGGGACAAAAGGACTTAGCACTGGAAATCATGAAGATAAAATGGGTATAAGAACTTCTAATACTTGTGATGTAGTGTTAGAAGATTGTAGAATACCAGCTAGTGCATTAGTTGGAAAAGAAGGAGAAGGATTTGCAATAGCAATGAAAACACTAGACCAAGCTAGATCTTGGATAGGTTGTATTGCAGTTGGAATTGCTCAAAGAGGAATACAAGAAGCCATAGCTTATGGAAAAGAAAGAATACAATTTGGAAAACCAGTAATAAAAAATCAAGCTTTACAATTTAAAATAGCAGATATGGAAATTAAAACAGAAACTGCAAGACAAATGGTAGCCCATGCTTTAACTAAGATGGATTTAGGACTACCTTATGGTAAAGAATCAGCTATTGCAAAATGCTATGCAGGAGATATTGCAATGGAAGTATCATCTGAAGCTATTCAAATTTTTGGTGGATATGGATATAGTAGAGAATATCCAGTTGAAAAATTATTAAGAGATGCTAAGATATTCCAAATCTTTGAAGGAACTAATGAAATTCAAAGAATTGTAATTGCTAATAATGTAATTGGGCGTTAG